One genomic region from Haloprofundus salinisoli encodes:
- a CDS encoding transcription initiation factor IIB: MERPSRQRQREQEAEQTSDETLQCPECSSTDVITDADQGELVCDDCGLVIDERSIDRGPEWRAFNHSERQSKSRVGAPITETMHDRGLTTTIDWKDKDAYGRSLSSEKRSQMHRLRKWQERIRTKDAGERNLQFALSEIDRMASALGVPRSVREVASVIYRRALNEDLIRGRSIEGVATSALYAACRQEGIPRSLDEVAEVSRVPQKEIGRTYRYISQELGLELKPVDPKQFVPRFASALDLSEEVQAKATEIIDVSAEQGLLSGKSPTGFAAAAIYAASLLCNEKKTQREVADVAQVTEVTIRNRYQEQIEAMGFR; the protein is encoded by the coding sequence ATGGAACGTCCGAGTCGGCAGCGTCAGCGAGAGCAGGAAGCGGAACAGACGTCGGACGAGACCCTGCAGTGTCCGGAATGTAGTTCTACTGATGTTATCACGGATGCGGACCAGGGTGAACTCGTCTGCGACGACTGTGGCCTCGTCATCGACGAGCGCTCTATCGACCGGGGACCGGAGTGGCGGGCGTTCAACCACTCCGAGCGTCAGTCGAAATCCCGCGTCGGCGCGCCTATCACCGAGACGATGCACGACCGCGGACTGACGACGACAATCGACTGGAAGGACAAAGACGCCTACGGACGCTCGCTCTCGTCCGAAAAGCGCAGCCAGATGCACCGCCTGCGCAAGTGGCAGGAGCGCATCCGAACCAAGGACGCCGGCGAGCGTAACCTGCAGTTCGCGCTCAGTGAAATCGACCGGATGGCCTCCGCGCTGGGCGTCCCGCGCTCGGTCCGCGAAGTCGCGTCGGTCATCTATCGTCGCGCGCTCAACGAGGACCTCATCCGCGGGCGCTCCATCGAGGGTGTCGCCACGAGCGCCCTCTACGCCGCCTGCCGACAGGAAGGCATCCCGCGAAGCCTCGACGAAGTCGCCGAAGTCTCCCGCGTCCCGCAGAAGGAAATCGGACGGACGTACCGCTACATCTCTCAGGAACTCGGTCTCGAACTGAAACCCGTCGACCCCAAGCAGTTCGTTCCGCGCTTCGCCTCTGCGCTCGACCTCTCCGAGGAGGTACAGGCGAAGGCGACCGAAATCATCGACGTCTCCGCCGAGCAGGGCCTGCTCTCGGGCAAGTCGCCGACCGGATTCGCCGCCGCCGCCATCTACGCGGCGTCGCTTCTGTGCAACGAGAAGAAGACCCAGCGCGAGGTCGCCGACGTCGCGCAGGTGACCGAAGTCACCATCCGTAATCGGTATCAGGAACAGATCGAAGCGATGGGCTTCCGCTGA
- a CDS encoding flippase activity-associated protein Agl23 gives MTPRGDAARSRFDRTTLAVVALAVVGLVARLVGLGARAFHWDEARVGYWTLRYLDSGAFEYRPVAGGTFLPLVNRHVFALLGANDFTGRLVVALAGGLLPLVALLYRSRLRDDETVAFALVLAVEPVLLYYSRFARGELLLAAFSLLAVGCFLRAVDAGSRRSLYAGVAAVGLLLSTSGFALVTLICWTLAAFLAFDHLRVRGDANPVAAAERVWRALVSWATPLARSLFLLLAVLFVFYAPRAGDADDVGLWNLRTLPTTAESAFLGSFRKFWAVRVDYRRTGGHELLPYVADYAELLVVASLPVLGLAVGAFFYERYLTGGRRPLLHFFGFWAGVSLLLVPMLAEQFAPWLAVHTVVALTLPAALGVAALARLGRTGLERDRAARVGAVALVSLVLLAHVGGVVATNVYGQPGPDDDLAQYAQPSQPLEPMLENASAAMERTDGPDVVYVGEAFYTLNADSDRRPPVSDAWGNRLPLPWYFERIDARQTSVEAPNELVMAAGEPAVVVTDSETRSQVARRLEGYESTRYELGLWNREVFVFVRQ, from the coding sequence ATGACACCTCGCGGGGACGCCGCCCGCTCCCGGTTCGACCGCACGACGCTCGCCGTCGTCGCGCTCGCGGTCGTCGGTCTCGTCGCCCGTCTCGTCGGACTCGGCGCGAGGGCGTTTCACTGGGACGAAGCGCGCGTCGGCTACTGGACCCTCCGGTATCTCGACTCCGGTGCGTTCGAGTACCGGCCCGTCGCCGGCGGGACGTTCCTCCCGCTCGTCAATCGCCACGTGTTCGCGCTACTCGGCGCGAACGACTTCACCGGCCGCCTCGTCGTCGCCCTCGCGGGCGGGTTGCTCCCGCTGGTCGCGCTCCTCTACCGGAGCCGACTCCGCGACGACGAGACCGTCGCGTTCGCGCTCGTCCTCGCCGTCGAACCGGTGTTGCTCTACTACTCGCGGTTCGCTCGCGGTGAGCTGCTTCTGGCGGCCTTCTCGCTGCTCGCGGTCGGGTGTTTCCTCCGCGCAGTCGACGCCGGGAGCCGTCGGTCGCTGTACGCCGGCGTCGCCGCGGTGGGCCTGCTGCTTTCGACCTCGGGCTTCGCGCTCGTGACGCTCATCTGCTGGACGCTGGCGGCGTTTCTGGCGTTCGACCACCTCCGCGTCCGCGGCGACGCGAACCCCGTCGCGGCCGCCGAACGCGTCTGGAGGGCGCTCGTCTCGTGGGCGACGCCGCTGGCGCGGTCGCTGTTTCTCCTGCTCGCGGTGCTTTTCGTCTTCTACGCGCCACGTGCCGGCGACGCCGACGACGTCGGTCTCTGGAACCTGAGGACGCTCCCCACAACCGCCGAATCGGCGTTTCTCGGCTCGTTCCGGAAGTTCTGGGCGGTCCGCGTCGACTACCGTCGGACGGGCGGCCACGAACTGCTCCCGTACGTCGCCGACTACGCCGAACTGCTCGTCGTGGCGTCGCTGCCGGTGCTCGGCCTCGCCGTCGGCGCGTTCTTCTACGAACGCTACCTGACCGGCGGCCGACGACCGCTGCTGCATTTCTTCGGCTTCTGGGCCGGCGTCTCGCTGCTTTTGGTCCCGATGCTCGCCGAGCAGTTCGCGCCGTGGCTCGCCGTCCACACCGTCGTCGCGCTGACGCTCCCGGCGGCGCTCGGCGTGGCGGCGCTCGCCCGACTGGGGCGAACCGGACTCGAACGCGACCGGGCGGCGCGCGTCGGTGCCGTCGCGCTCGTCTCGCTCGTCCTTCTGGCGCACGTCGGCGGCGTCGTCGCCACGAACGTCTACGGCCAACCGGGTCCCGACGACGACCTCGCGCAGTACGCCCAGCCTTCGCAACCGCTGGAGCCGATGCTCGAGAACGCCTCGGCGGCGATGGAGCGCACGGACGGCCCCGACGTCGTCTACGTCGGCGAGGCGTTCTACACGCTGAACGCCGACAGCGACCGCCGACCGCCGGTGTCGGACGCGTGGGGGAACCGACTGCCGCTGCCGTGGTACTTCGAGCGCATCGACGCGCGACAGACGAGCGTCGAGGCGCCGAACGAGTTGGTGATGGCCGCCGGCGAACCGGCGGTCGTCGTCACGGACAGCGAGACGCGAAGTCAGGTCGCCCGACGACTGGAGGGGTACGAGTCGACGCGCTACGAACTCGGCCTGTGGAATCGTGAAGTGTTCGTCTTCGTCAGGCAGTAG
- a CDS encoding METTL5 family protein, which produces MGDRRALETQLAVVVGFENPQVRLEQYPTPPDIAAHVVHLADLQGDIDGRTVVDLGTGTGMLALGAALRGPARVVGVEVDAEALATARDNERRVGTTTPIHWVRADATRAPLCGSGGDSKTTVLMNPPFGAQNGNRGADRAFLSTAAELADVSYSIHNQGSREFVESFAADEGGEVTHAFGATLTLERQFDFHDEATRDLDTEVFRIRWS; this is translated from the coding sequence ATGGGAGACAGGCGCGCGCTGGAGACGCAACTGGCCGTCGTCGTCGGGTTCGAGAACCCGCAGGTCCGCCTCGAACAGTATCCGACGCCGCCGGATATCGCCGCCCACGTCGTCCATCTGGCGGATTTGCAGGGCGACATCGACGGCCGGACGGTCGTGGACCTCGGCACCGGCACGGGGATGTTGGCGCTCGGCGCGGCGCTTCGCGGCCCCGCCCGCGTCGTCGGCGTCGAAGTCGACGCCGAAGCGCTCGCCACCGCCCGCGACAACGAACGCCGCGTCGGAACCACGACGCCGATTCACTGGGTTCGCGCCGACGCGACGCGCGCCCCGCTGTGCGGCTCCGGCGGCGACTCGAAGACGACGGTGCTGATGAACCCGCCGTTCGGGGCCCAGAACGGGAACCGCGGGGCCGACCGGGCGTTTCTCTCCACCGCGGCCGAACTCGCCGACGTCTCGTACTCGATTCACAACCAGGGGAGTCGGGAGTTCGTCGAGTCGTTCGCCGCCGACGAGGGCGGCGAGGTCACCCACGCCTTCGGCGCGACGCTGACGCTGGAGCGACAGTTCGACTTCCACGACGAGGCGACGAGAGACCTCGACACAGAGGTGTTCCGGATTCGGTGGTCGTGA
- a CDS encoding rhomboid family intramembrane serine protease translates to MFAVPSWLPLSQLALVSVAVVCLYVAWGLDDRRERRVAALRSRLLYGVPWGTLVSVLFVLSVYLVVQGGYQYWYRPVVVPFRAWSYLYPTGMLTAAFSHSGAGHLVGNLFGTLTLAPLVEYAWGHYPRERTTAELGSSGWRADPRVRAFLLFPVAVLVVGVFTALFSVGPIIGFSGVVFAFAGFALVYYPLTAVLALSASRVVDLLYDSLFDPTTVASSRETIVSPWWAQIAIQGHAIGLLVGVFLALWLVDRRGDESPSALRLWTGVLLFSVSQSLWAVYWYRGGDSYVLFRATGLALVFLLATLVTVAASASDRPLLDRFGASVRERADDIVGDGSGRRIRDGTAGDGGGGGRNGLRTVTGRQAAVALLLVGAAAITGPAIAVNLVTTAGDESLGESVQVRGYEVTYAENVTNGMVSVLELEGFGESTSVTTSGVVVRNPGRNIWTREVSKAQLAFRGRSAVRVGGVGWRETVVANRTGWTLAGSNASYRVTLAADGNETVAYTSPPATAEPVVAGQNVSIAAENESFRLVVGTENDTVSAPVPRVNESVTLREIQFTNREGNLYAETNGTRVRVASRERYR, encoded by the coding sequence ATGTTCGCGGTTCCGTCGTGGTTGCCTCTCTCTCAACTCGCGCTCGTCTCCGTCGCCGTCGTCTGTCTGTACGTCGCGTGGGGGCTGGACGACCGACGGGAGCGGCGAGTCGCCGCGCTTCGGTCGCGCCTGCTCTACGGCGTGCCGTGGGGGACGCTCGTCTCGGTGCTGTTCGTACTCTCCGTCTACCTCGTCGTTCAGGGCGGGTACCAGTACTGGTATCGCCCCGTCGTCGTCCCCTTCCGGGCGTGGTCGTATCTCTACCCGACCGGCATGCTCACCGCCGCGTTCTCGCACTCGGGGGCGGGCCACCTCGTCGGCAACCTGTTCGGGACGCTCACCCTCGCGCCGCTGGTCGAGTACGCGTGGGGCCACTATCCGCGGGAACGAACGACGGCCGAGCTCGGTTCGTCGGGGTGGCGCGCCGACCCGCGAGTCCGCGCCTTTCTGCTGTTTCCCGTCGCCGTCCTCGTCGTCGGCGTGTTCACCGCCCTGTTCTCGGTCGGTCCCATCATCGGCTTCTCGGGCGTCGTCTTCGCGTTCGCCGGGTTCGCGCTCGTCTACTACCCGCTCACTGCCGTTCTGGCGCTGTCGGCCAGCCGCGTCGTCGACCTCCTGTACGACTCGTTGTTCGACCCGACGACCGTCGCGTCCTCGCGCGAGACCATCGTCTCTCCGTGGTGGGCGCAGATAGCGATTCAAGGACACGCCATCGGGCTTCTCGTCGGCGTGTTTCTCGCGCTGTGGCTGGTCGACCGTCGCGGCGACGAGTCCCCCTCGGCGTTGCGACTCTGGACGGGCGTCCTCCTCTTTTCGGTCTCGCAGTCGCTGTGGGCGGTGTACTGGTACCGCGGCGGCGACAGCTACGTACTCTTTCGGGCGACCGGTCTCGCTCTCGTCTTCCTTCTGGCGACGCTCGTCACCGTCGCCGCCAGCGCGAGCGACCGCCCGCTTCTCGACCGGTTCGGCGCGTCGGTGCGCGAGCGGGCCGACGACATCGTCGGCGACGGGTCGGGGCGTCGGATTCGAGACGGGACCGCCGGCGATGGCGGGGGCGGTGGTCGAAACGGGCTCCGAACGGTAACCGGACGACAGGCGGCCGTCGCCCTGTTGCTGGTCGGCGCGGCGGCGATAACCGGTCCGGCGATCGCGGTCAACCTGGTCACGACGGCGGGCGACGAGTCACTCGGCGAGTCGGTGCAGGTTCGTGGGTACGAGGTGACGTACGCGGAGAACGTGACCAACGGGATGGTGTCGGTGCTCGAACTCGAAGGGTTCGGCGAGTCGACGAGCGTTACCACCTCCGGCGTCGTCGTGCGCAACCCCGGCCGGAACATCTGGACGAGAGAGGTGTCGAAAGCGCAGCTCGCGTTCAGGGGGCGGTCGGCGGTCCGCGTCGGCGGCGTCGGGTGGCGCGAGACGGTCGTCGCCAACCGAACCGGGTGGACGCTCGCCGGTAGCAACGCGAGCTATCGGGTGACGCTCGCCGCCGACGGCAACGAGACGGTCGCGTACACCTCACCGCCGGCGACTGCCGAACCGGTCGTCGCCGGACAGAACGTCTCCATCGCGGCCGAAAACGAGAGCTTCCGTCTCGTCGTGGGCACGGAGAACGACACCGTCTCCGCGCCCGTCCCTCGGGTGAACGAGTCGGTGACGCTCAGAGAGATTCAGTTCACGAACCGCGAAGGGAACCTGTACGCCGAGACGAACGGGACGCGGGTGCGAGTCGCGTCGAGAGAACGGTATCGGTAA